Part of the bacterium genome, CGTTTGGCAGAAATATTGAGTACAGCATTAATAAGGTCAGTGTATGACATCCCCTTAGCACGCGCTGCTTTTGGGAAGCAAGAATTATCCTCAGGACGCGGCAAAATACCTGGGAGTGGATTGACTTCTATTACATTGAGGACTCCATTAGAATCAAGTCTTAAGTCAATTCTACACCAATCCTTTATGTCAAGCACTTCCCATGTTTTACGACAGGTAGCTTCAATCTCCATTTTTAGGCTATGCGAAATCTTCGCCGGGCATTCAAATATATTTAGTGGTTTATCCGGTGTATCCCATACCCATTTAGCTTCGTATGAATAGATAGGAACAGCTTCCTTTGGTAGGGCATCAAATTTCATCTCAACAATTGGTAATATTTCAAGATTAGGTAGGTTGCCAAGTAAAGCGCATGTAAATTCACGGCCTATGATAAATTCCTCTACCAAAGCCGGTTGCTGGTATAGGCCTACACATTTGGTAACCAATTCCTTAAGCTCTTTATAAGAATAAGCTACTGAGTGGTTATTAATCCCTTTACTTGACCCTTCCCTGACTGGTTTAACAATAAGTGGGAACTCTAAATCAACTAATTTAGCTGAATAAGAATTAAACACTTGGAAGCGTGGGGTTGGTATTTTGTGATAAGATAGTATTTCTTTAGTCCTTGCTTTATCAAGACATATAGCTAATGTAAGTGGATTTGACCCAGTATAAGGGATGCCAAGCATCTCAAGTATAGCTGGCA contains:
- a CDS encoding ATP-grasp domain-containing protein, with amino-acid sequence MQVALLYNLKEDEEAEKPPPTPDYYAECDSIETVQAIADALSVFHEVTLIEANADAFEFLRQSNVDIVFNIAEGTNGIARESQMPAILEMLGIPYTGSNPLTLAICLDKARTKEILSYHKIPTPRFQVFNSYSAKLVDLEFPLIVKPVREGSSKGINNHSVAYSYKELKELVTKCVGLYQQPALVEEFIIGREFTCALLGNLPNLEILPIVEMKFDALPKEAVPIYSYEAKWVWDTPDKPLNIFECPAKISHSLKMEIEATCRKTWEVLDIKDWCRIDLRLDSNGVLNVIEVNPLPGILPRPEDNSCFPKAARAKGMSYTDLINAVLNISAKRWRLSDIKYQKSKSKM